One genomic region from Rosa rugosa chromosome 1, drRosRugo1.1, whole genome shotgun sequence encodes:
- the LOC133725075 gene encoding wall-associated receptor kinase 17-like has product MLSRCTLASLFLLTGIALEANTMLSYQEDCGDLNITLPYQNDFEVAKLSSTHLSDLTILDTPNKVTVIGCEYSFDFVRGTNKAPPNNNTNNSLTHASCSSSIGCCSSSIQTIPRGFRSFFTMEEMSITGNTKPFSSEAENLLKLGTVRKPEAYDGISKTRRELYHIKNGKDSIPYISVFPVNLILGLGSCCSILLFVISGVYSSVKNLRFIKLKTNFFKKNGGILLEQHIASHGDGMTTIFTAEQLEMATNCYQRILRDKVVEGQVRSFINEIIALAQMNHENLVNHSNGKVTLPWNILLKIASESAAALAYIHSSAGVHSKHIIHGNVKSSNILLTDNFTAKVSGFWPSRLVPANESQMGTLLLRTLGYMDPGYLCIGQLTDKSDVYSFGVVLVEILTREKPISFDRPESQRIIASHFVSSIELKDGFFHVVDPQVLNEGNREQVRAVAELAK; this is encoded by the exons ATGCTCTCTCGCTGTACCTTAGCTTCACTGTTTCTGTTGACAGGAATTGCTCTGGAAGCCAACACCATGCTGAGCTACCAAGAAGATTGTGGAGATCTCAATATCACACTTCCATACCAAAATGATTTTGAGGTAGCAAAACTTTCTTCCACCCATCTAAGTGATTTAACAATCTTGGACACTCCAAACAAGGTTACAGTCATAGGTTGTGAATACTCCTTTGATTTTGTGAGAGGGACAAACAAGGCACCacccaacaacaacaccaacaatagtcTGACTCATGCATCTTGTTCTAGTAGTATTGGCTGTTGCAGTTCTTCCATTCAGACCATTCCCAGAGGCTTCAGGTCTTTCTTTACTATGGAAGAAATGAGCATTACAGGAAACACCA AACCATTTAGCAGTGAAGCAGAAAACCTTCTTAAACTTGGTACAGTGAGAAAACCGGAAGCTTATGATGGAATTTCAAAGACAAGACGGGAATTGTACCACATTAAAAATGGTAAAGATTCCATTCCATACATCTCAGTCTTTCCAGTAAATCTGATTCTTG GTCTTGGCTCTTGTTGctcaattcttttgtttgtgatATCTGGGGTTTATTCGAGTGTGAAGAATCTAAGGTTTATTAAGCTCAAAACCAATTTCTTCAAGAAAAATGGGGGCATATTGCTAGAGCAGCATATTGCTTCACATGGAGATGGAATGACAACAATATTTACAGCTGAGCAGCTAGAAATGGCTACTAACTGTTACCAAAGAATTTTACGCGATAAAGTAGTGGAGGGCCAAGTCAGGAGTTTTATAAATGAGATTATTGCTCTTGCCCAAATGAATCATGAGAATTTGGTGAA TCACTCCAATGGGAAAGTTACGTTGCCTTGGAATATCCTCCTAAAGATAGCCTCAGAATCTGCAGCTGCTCTTGCTTATATTCATTCTTCTGCAGGAGTTCACTCAAAACACATCATCCATGGCAATGTCAAGTCTTCCAACATATTGTTAACTGATAATTTCACAGCCAAAGTCTCTGGTTTTTGGCCTTCGAGGTTAGTTCCTGCTAATGAATCTCAGATGGGCACATTGCTTCTAAGGACACTAGGTTATATGGACCCAGGGTATCTTTGCATAGGCCAACTGACAGATAAGAGTGATGTTTATAGCTTCGGAGTCGTTTTGGTAGAGATCTTAACCCGGGAAAAACCTATTTCATTTGACAGACCAGAAAGTCAAAGAATCATTGCTTCTCATTTTGTTTCATCCATTGAATTAAAAGATGGTTTCTTTCATGTTGTTGATCCACAAGTTTTAAACGAGGGAAATCGAGAACAAGTAAGAGCAGTTGCAGAGCTTGCAAAGTGA
- the LOC133724389 gene encoding pentatricopeptide repeat-containing protein At4g19191, mitochondrial isoform X2 — protein MVRFPKLSTAAAWNSIIRESVNQSHPQKALLLFCQMKQNGLEPNNFTFPFLAKACAKLSNLKLSQTIHTHVVKSPFQSDIFVQTAILDMYVKCNQLCDAYNLFEKITMKDTASCNVMLMGFVQSGFLDKVLCLVHDMRFAGIQPDTITVMGLIQASLATKNLELVKSIHAFGIQIGIECDVSMANTWISAYSKCADLESAKAIFDRIDMGVRTVVSWNSMIAGYSNSNKFLDVLNVYKQMLSDGYRPDISTILSVLSSCNQSNKLVQGCGHTGALDHGKWIHNYAFSNGLRDNTVVCNALIDMYAKCGNINNARELFYTLPVTTVVSWTSMIAGYALNGQYKEALDLFYLMLETGMKPNRLTFLAILQACTHAGLLEKGMEFFNKMTEVYYMNPGVDHYSCMVNLLGRKGKLEEAVELVKSMPMKPDAGIWGALLSACRIHHNMEIGEYAFSRLLELEPRVAVPYVEMANIYASQRRWDEVAALRTVMKFNKVKKLPGQSLVHVNGKPHVFTVEDSGHPEALFIYAMIGTLDLQSKEEHTTLKEVGDMIN, from the exons ATGGTGCGTTTTCCAAAACTCTCAACCGCTGCTGCATGGAATTCCATTATACGAGAATCTGTAAACCAAAGCCATCCCCAAAAAGCCCTCCTTCTCTTTTGTCAGATGAAGCAAAATGGTTTGGAACCTAACAACTTTACCTTTCCCTTCTTGGCTAAAGCATGTGCCAAGCTCTCCAACCTCAAATTATCCCAGACCATTCACACCCATGTTGTAAAATCACCATTTCAGTCTGATATCTTTGTGCAAACAGCTATTCTAGATATGTATGTCAAGTGTAATCAATTGTGTGATGCTTACAACCTGTTCGAGAAAATTACCATGAAAGACACGGCTTCCTGCAATGTGATGCTTATGGGTTTTGTGCAGTCGGGTTTTCTTGATAAAGTGTTATGTTTGGTCCATGACATGAGGTTTGCCGGGATTCAGCCTGATACAATTACGGTTATGGGGTTGATTCAGGCGAGTTTGGCTACAAAGAATTTGGAATTGGTGAAATCAATTCATGCGTTTGGAATTCAAATTGGGATAGAATGCGATGTTTCAATGGCTAATACTTGGATCTCTGCCTATTCCAAATGTGCTGATTTGGAGTCAGCCAAGGCTATATTTGATAGGATTGACATGGGTGTGAGGACTGTTGTCTCATGGAATTCGATGATAGCGGGATATTCAAACTCAAATAAATTTCTTGATGTTCTAAATGTTTACAAACAGATGTTGTCTGATGGATACAGACCTGATATAAGCACTATTTTAAGCGTCCTTTCTTCCTGCAATCAATCCAATAAATTGGTCCAAG GCTGTGGTCATACAGGAGCACTTGATCATGGAAAATGGATCCATAACTATGCCTTTTCAAATGGTTTAAGAGACAATACAGTAGTTTGCAATGCACTAATTGACATGTATGCAAAATGTGGAAATATAAACAATGCTCGAGAGCTCTTCTACACCTTGCCAGTGACAACTGTTGTTTCCTGGACATCTATGATCGCGGGGTATGCTCTGAATGGTCAATACAAGGAAGCTCTGGACCTTTTCTATTTGATGCTGGAGACAGGCATGAAACCAAACCGCTTAACATTTCTTGCTATTCTTCAAGCTTGTACTCATGCAGGTCTGCTTGAGAAAGGAATGGAGTTCTTTAACAAGATGACAGAAGTTTATTATATGAATCCTGGGGTAGATCATTATTCGTGTATGGTCAATCTTCTTGGACGTAAAGGAAAATTAGAAGAAGCAGTGGAGCTTGTTAAAAGTATGCCAATGAAACCTGATGCTGGCATATGGGGTGCGTTACTTAGTGCTTGCAGGATTCACCATAACATGGAGATTGGTGAATATGCATTTAGCCGTCTCCTTGAGTTAGAGCCCCGGGTTGCAGTTCCATATGTGGAGATGGCTAACATATATGCATCACAGAGAAGGTGGGATGAAGTTGCTGCATTAAGAACAGTGATGAAATTTAACAAAGTGAAAAAGCTTCCTGGGCAGAGCCTTGTTCATGTTAATGGGAAGCCTCATGTATTTACAGTTGAAGATAGTGGTCATCCTGAAGCCTTATTTATATATGCAATGATAGGTACTTTGGATTTGCAGTCGAAAGAAGAACACACCACGCTCAAAGAGGTTGGTGACATGATTAATTAA
- the LOC133724389 gene encoding pentatricopeptide repeat-containing protein At4g19191, mitochondrial isoform X1: MVRFPKLSTAAAWNSIIRESVNQSHPQKALLLFCQMKQNGLEPNNFTFPFLAKACAKLSNLKLSQTIHTHVVKSPFQSDIFVQTAILDMYVKCNQLCDAYNLFEKITMKDTASCNVMLMGFVQSGFLDKVLCLVHDMRFAGIQPDTITVMGLIQASLATKNLELVKSIHAFGIQIGIECDVSMANTWISAYSKCADLESAKAIFDRIDMGVRTVVSWNSMIAGYSNSNKFLDVLNVYKQMLSDGYRPDISTILSVLSSCNQSNKLVQGMLIHCQGIQLGCDSDIFVINDLISMYSKCGDILSARFLFDGMHDRTCVSWTAMISGYAENGNLNEALELFHFMEAAGEKPDLVTVLSLISGCGHTGALDHGKWIHNYAFSNGLRDNTVVCNALIDMYAKCGNINNARELFYTLPVTTVVSWTSMIAGYALNGQYKEALDLFYLMLETGMKPNRLTFLAILQACTHAGLLEKGMEFFNKMTEVYYMNPGVDHYSCMVNLLGRKGKLEEAVELVKSMPMKPDAGIWGALLSACRIHHNMEIGEYAFSRLLELEPRVAVPYVEMANIYASQRRWDEVAALRTVMKFNKVKKLPGQSLVHVNGKPHVFTVEDSGHPEALFIYAMIGTLDLQSKEEHTTLKEVGDMIN; encoded by the coding sequence ATGGTGCGTTTTCCAAAACTCTCAACCGCTGCTGCATGGAATTCCATTATACGAGAATCTGTAAACCAAAGCCATCCCCAAAAAGCCCTCCTTCTCTTTTGTCAGATGAAGCAAAATGGTTTGGAACCTAACAACTTTACCTTTCCCTTCTTGGCTAAAGCATGTGCCAAGCTCTCCAACCTCAAATTATCCCAGACCATTCACACCCATGTTGTAAAATCACCATTTCAGTCTGATATCTTTGTGCAAACAGCTATTCTAGATATGTATGTCAAGTGTAATCAATTGTGTGATGCTTACAACCTGTTCGAGAAAATTACCATGAAAGACACGGCTTCCTGCAATGTGATGCTTATGGGTTTTGTGCAGTCGGGTTTTCTTGATAAAGTGTTATGTTTGGTCCATGACATGAGGTTTGCCGGGATTCAGCCTGATACAATTACGGTTATGGGGTTGATTCAGGCGAGTTTGGCTACAAAGAATTTGGAATTGGTGAAATCAATTCATGCGTTTGGAATTCAAATTGGGATAGAATGCGATGTTTCAATGGCTAATACTTGGATCTCTGCCTATTCCAAATGTGCTGATTTGGAGTCAGCCAAGGCTATATTTGATAGGATTGACATGGGTGTGAGGACTGTTGTCTCATGGAATTCGATGATAGCGGGATATTCAAACTCAAATAAATTTCTTGATGTTCTAAATGTTTACAAACAGATGTTGTCTGATGGATACAGACCTGATATAAGCACTATTTTAAGCGTCCTTTCTTCCTGCAATCAATCCAATAAATTGGTCCAAGGTATGCTGATTCATTGTCAAGGAATTCAACTGGGCTGTGATTCTGATATTTTTGTTATCAATGACCTTATATCTATGTATTCCAAGTGTGGTGATATACTTTCTGCTAGGTTTTTATTCGATGGCATGCATGATAGAACTTGTGTCTCATGGACTGCTATGATCAGCGGGTATGCTGAAAATGGGAACCTGAATGAGGCGCTTGAGTTGTTTCATTTTATGGAAGCAGCTGGTGAGAAACCTGATTTGGTTACTGTTCTTTCTCTCATTTCAGGCTGTGGTCATACAGGAGCACTTGATCATGGAAAATGGATCCATAACTATGCCTTTTCAAATGGTTTAAGAGACAATACAGTAGTTTGCAATGCACTAATTGACATGTATGCAAAATGTGGAAATATAAACAATGCTCGAGAGCTCTTCTACACCTTGCCAGTGACAACTGTTGTTTCCTGGACATCTATGATCGCGGGGTATGCTCTGAATGGTCAATACAAGGAAGCTCTGGACCTTTTCTATTTGATGCTGGAGACAGGCATGAAACCAAACCGCTTAACATTTCTTGCTATTCTTCAAGCTTGTACTCATGCAGGTCTGCTTGAGAAAGGAATGGAGTTCTTTAACAAGATGACAGAAGTTTATTATATGAATCCTGGGGTAGATCATTATTCGTGTATGGTCAATCTTCTTGGACGTAAAGGAAAATTAGAAGAAGCAGTGGAGCTTGTTAAAAGTATGCCAATGAAACCTGATGCTGGCATATGGGGTGCGTTACTTAGTGCTTGCAGGATTCACCATAACATGGAGATTGGTGAATATGCATTTAGCCGTCTCCTTGAGTTAGAGCCCCGGGTTGCAGTTCCATATGTGGAGATGGCTAACATATATGCATCACAGAGAAGGTGGGATGAAGTTGCTGCATTAAGAACAGTGATGAAATTTAACAAAGTGAAAAAGCTTCCTGGGCAGAGCCTTGTTCATGTTAATGGGAAGCCTCATGTATTTACAGTTGAAGATAGTGGTCATCCTGAAGCCTTATTTATATATGCAATGATAGGTACTTTGGATTTGCAGTCGAAAGAAGAACACACCACGCTCAAAGAGGTTGGTGACATGATTAATTAA
- the LOC133724391 gene encoding probable inactive receptor kinase At5g10020, which translates to MNSFTLTLVYLFFVLAGSAYSATESELRSLYEFKKGIQTDPLRKVLDTWTDISLNQAQPCPPWTGVYCDDGGNVVAVALDGLGLGGELKLNTLTGLTALQNLSLANNDFTGRVPPALGAMSSLQHLDLSANRFYGPIPSRINDLWGLNYLNLSRNLFKGGFPGPASNLNQLKVFDVHYNQLWGDISDLLQEFHNVEYVDLSCNEFFGGVELGSENVSSLSNTVRHLNFSHNNLTGRFFKADSIGLFRNLRVLDLGGNQITGELPSFGSLPNLRVLRLANNQFFGEIPEELLQSSIPMEELDLSGNAFTGSITGINSTTLKVLNLSSNGMSGTLQNVDMRSCVVVDLSRNKISGDVSMLENMGTALEVLDLSSNNFSGSLANLTMQFERLTTLSLRDNLLAGSLPSILKACPRLSTVDLSQNDFSGSIPGSFFSSLTLTRLNLSRNHLNGPIPLQGGHVSEFLALPPDLPIENVDLSNNSLSGSLPRDIGNMVELKLLNLAKNEFSGELPSELSKLAKLKYLDLSGNKFKGAIPEQLPSSLIVFNVSYNDLSGSVPDNLKSFPMTSFRPGNELLNLPNDDRARSSVPGRIPEQGKSHTSKAHIRIAIIVASVGVTLMIVFVLLVYHQTHHKGFHGRNGFGGENTGTDVKIGRFTRPSFLNFQTNVQPPPTSLSFSNDHLLNSQSRSLSGQAEFVPEIGKPVLPGEAATSSTPMNLLDNQPTTSGRKSSPGSPLSSSPRFIEAYEQPVILDVYSPDRLAGELFFLDASLQFTAEELSRAPAEVLGRSSHGTLYKATLDSGHMLTVKWLRVGLVKHKKDFAKEVKRIGSIRHPNIVPLQAYYWGPREQERLLLADYVQGDSLSLHLYESTPRRYSPLSFNQRLKVAVEVARCLLYLHDRGLPHGNLKPTNVILAGPEYHPRLTDYSLHRLMTPAGIAEQFLNMGALGYRAPELATAAKPVPSFKADVYAFGVILMEMLTRRSAGDIISGQSGAVDLTDWVRLCDQEGRGMDCIDRDIAGGEEPSKAMDELLAISLRCILPVNERPNIRQVFDNLCSISL; encoded by the exons ATGAACAGTTTCACTCTCACTCTTGTCTACTTGTTCTTTGTTTTGGCGGGTTCCGCCTACTCGGCCACCGAGTCGGAGCTCCGATCCCTCTACGAGTTCAAGAAAGGGATCCAAACTGACCCGCTCCGGAAAGTCCTCGACACATGGACCGACATCTCACTCAACCAAGCTCAGCCTTGCCCTCCCTGGACCGGCGTCTACTGCGACGACGGCGGCAATGTCGTCGCCGTGGCACTCGACGGCCTCGGCCTCGGCGGCGAGCTTAAGTTGAATACCCTCACTGGCCTCACTGCATTGCAAAACCTCAGTCTCGCCAACAATGACTTCACGGGTCGGGTCCCGCCCGCTCTGGGCGCAATGTCCTCTCTCCAGCACTTGGATCTGTCCGCGAACCGGTTCTACGGCCCGATCCCGTCCCGGATTAACGACTTGTGGGGCTTGAATTATCTCAACTTGTCCCGGAATCTCTTCAAAGGTGGGTTCCCGGGTCCGGCGTCGAATCTCAATCAGCTCAAAGTGTTCGATGTGCATTACAATCAGCTGTGGGGGGACATTTCGGATTTGTTGCAGGAGTTTCATAATGTGGAGTATGTTGATTTGAGCTGCAATGAGTTTTTCGGAGGGGTTGAGCTGGGTTCTGAGAACGTTTCGAGCTTATCCAACACTGTGCGTCACTTGAACTTCAGCCACAATAATCTGACCGGCCGGTTCTTTAAGGCTGATTCAATCGGGTTGTTTAGGAACTTGCGAGTTTTGGACTTGGGTGGGAATCAGATCACTGGGGAGCTTCCTTCATTTGGGTCGTTGCCGAATTTGCGAGTTTTGAGGCTGGCGAATAATCAGTTCTTTGGGGAAATACCGGAGGAGTTGCTACAGAGTTCTATTCCAATGGAGGAGTTGGATCTCAGTGGAAATGCTTTTACAG GTTCCATCACTGGAATTAACTCTACAACTTTGAAAGTCTTGAATCTGTCATCAAATGGTATGTCGGGCACATTGCAGAATGTGGATATGAGGAGTTGTGTTGTGGTAGATTTGAGCAGAAATAAGATTTCAGGTGATGTATCAATGTTGGAGAATATGGGTACTGCTTTAGAGGTTCTCGATTTGAGTTCAAACAATTTTTCTGGAAGCTTAGCAAACTTGACTATGCAGTTCGAGAGATTAACTACACTTAGTCTGAGAGATAATTTATTAGCAGGGTCTTTGCCTTCGATACTGAAGGCCTGCCCCAGACTCTCTACAGTGGACTTGAGTCAAAATGATTTCAGTGGGTCCATTCCTGGTAGTTTCTTCTCTTCACTGACATTGACAAGGTTGAATCTTTCACGAAATCACTTAAATGGGCCAATTCCTCTCCAAGGCGGACATGTAAGCGAATTCTTAGCTCTTCCTCCAGATTTGCCAATTGAGAATGTCGATCTCTCCAATAATTCTTTATCGGGTTCCCTTCCTCGGGACATTGGTAACATGGTGGAACTCAAATTGCTAAACCTTGCAAAGAATGAGTTTTCAGGAGAACTACCTAGTGAATTGAGTAAACTTGCTAAGTTGAAGTACCTTGATTTATCAGGTAACAAATTCAAGGGCGCAATTCCTGAGCAGCTTCCATCCAGCTTAATTGTATTTAATGTCTCCTATAACGATCTATCTGGTTCTGTTCCGGACAATTTAAAAAGCTTCCCCATGACTTCATTTCGTCCTGGAAATGAGTTGCTAAACTTACCAAATGATGATCGGGCTAGATCTTCAGTTCCAGGTCGTATTCCAGAACAAGGAAAGAGTCATACTTCGAAGGCTCATATTAGGATAGCAATCATTGTTGCTTCAGTTGGAGTTACTTTGATgatagtttttgttttgttggtttaTCATCAGACACACCATAAAGGATTTCATGGAAGAAATGGATTTGGCGGCGAAAATACAGGGACAGATGTTAAGATTGGCAGATTCACACGTCCTTCATTTTTGAATTTCCAAACGAATGTTCAGCCTCCACCAACTTCATTGAGTTTTTCAAATGATCACTTGCTAAATTCACAATCCAGGTCATTGTCAGGGCAGGCAGAGTTTGTTCCAGAAATTGGGAAGCCTGTTTTACCTGGGGAAGCAGCAACGAGTTCTACACCTATGAATCTTCTTGATAACCAGCCTACAACTTCTGGAAGGAAGTCCTCCCCTGGTTCTCCACTATCTTCCTCACCTCGTTTTATAGAGGCATATGAGCAACCTGTAATACTGGATGTGTACTCACCAGATCGGTTGGCTGGAGAGCTGTTCTTCCTAGATGCTTCATTGCAATTTACAGCTGAGGAATTATCTCGAGCTCCTGCAGAAGTTCTGGGCAGAAGCAGCCATGGAACTCTGTACAAAGCTACTCTAGATAGTGGGCACATGTTGACTGTGAAATGGTTACGGGTGGGACTGGTCAAGCATAAGAAAGATTTTGCCAAGGAAGTCAAAAGGATTGGCTCTATAAGGCATCCAAACATTGTTCCATTACAGGCATACTATTGGGGGCCTAGGGAACAAGAGAGGCTTCTTTTAGCGGACTATGTTCAGGGAGATAGCTTGTCCCTACATCTTTATG AGAGCACGCCTCGGAGGTACTCCCCGTTATCATTCAACCAGAGGCTAAAAGTAGCTGTGGAGGTTGCTCGATGTTTGCTATACCTACATGATAGAGGCCTGCCCCATGGGAACTTAAAGCCAACTAATGTAATCCTGGCAGGTCCTGAGTACCATCCTCGGCTTACTGATTACAGTCTTCACCGTCTAATGACACCAGCTGGCATTGCGGAGCAGTTTTTAAATATGGGAGCTCTTGGATACCGTGCTCCAGAACTTGCTACTGCAGCAAAACCAGTCCCTTCTTTCAAAGCTGACGTTTATGCCTTTGGAGTGATTTTGATGGAAATGTTAACCAGAAGAAGTGCTGGTGACATTATATCGGGTCAGTCAGGGGCGGTTGACCTTACAGACTGGGTTCGGCTTTGTGATCAAGAAGGACGAGGAATGGATTGCATCGACAGAGACATTGCTGGTGGAGAAGAACCCTCAAAAGCAATGGATGAATTGCTTGCAATATCACTGAGGTGTATTCTCCCTGTAAATGAGAGGCCTAACATCAGACAAGTATTTGACAACCTCTGTTCTATATCTCTTTGA